Proteins encoded within one genomic window of Pongo pygmaeus isolate AG05252 chromosome 18, NHGRI_mPonPyg2-v2.0_pri, whole genome shotgun sequence:
- the TFAP4 gene encoding transcription factor AP-4 isoform X3 → MQSINAGFQSLKTLIPHTDGEKLSKAAILQQTAEYIFSLEQEKTRLLQQNTQLKRFIQELSGSSPKRRRAEDKDEGIGSPDIWEDEKAEDLRREMIELRQQLDKERSVRMMLEEQVRSLEAHMYPEKLKVIAQQVQLQQQQEQVRLLHQEKLEREQQHLRTQLLPPPAPTHHPTVIVPAPPPPPSHHINVVTMGPSSVINSVSTSRQNLDTIVQAIQHIEGTQEKQELEEEQRRAVIVKPVRSCPEAPTSDTASDSEASDSDAMDQSREEPSGDGELP, encoded by the exons ATGCAGAGCATCAACGCGGGATTCCAGTCCCTCAAGACCCTCATCCCCCACACAGACGGAGAGAAGCTCAGCAAG GCAGCCATTCTCCAGCAGACGGCCGAGTACATCTTCTCCCTGGAGCAGGAGAAGACCAGGCTCTTGCAGCAGAACACACAGCTCAAGCGCTTCATCCAG GAGCTGAGCGGCTCGTCCCCCAAGCGACGGCGGGCAGAGGACAAGGACGAAGGCATAGGCTCCCCGGACATCTGGGAGGACGAGAAGGCGGAGGACCTGCGGCGGGAGATGATTGAGCTGCGGCAGCAGCTGGACAAGGAGCGCTCAGTGCGCATGATGCTGGAGGAGCAG GTGCGCTCGCTGGAGGCCCACATGTACCCGGAAAAGCTCAAGGTGATCGCGCAGCAggtgcagctgcagcagcagcaggaacagGTGAGGCTGCTGCACCAGGAGAAGCTGGAGCGGGAACAGCAGCACCTGCGGACCCAG CTTCTGccccctccagcccccacccaccaccccacGGTGATCGTGCCAGCAccgcctcctcctccctcccaccacatCAACGTCGTCACCATGGGCCCCTCCTCGGTCATCAACTCTGTTTCCACATCCCGGCAAAATCTGGACACCATTGTGCAG GCAATCCAGCACATCGAGGGCACCCAGGAAaagcaggagctggaggaggagcagcGGCGAGCTGTCATCGTGAAGCCCGTCCGCAGCTGCCCGGAGGCCCCCACCTCTGACACTGCCTCCGACTCTGAGGCCTCAGACAGTGATGCCATGGACCAGAGCCGGGAGGAGCCGTCGGGGGACGGGGAGCTTCCCTGA
- the TFAP4 gene encoding transcription factor AP-4 isoform X2, whose protein sequence is MEYFMVPTQKVPSLQHFRKTEKEVIGGLCSLANIPLTPETQRDQERRIRREIANSNERRRMQSINAGFQSLKTLIPHTDGEKLSKAAILQQTAEYIFSLEQEKTRLLQQNTQLKRFIQELSGSSPKRRRAEDKDEGIGSPDIWEDEKAEDLRREMIELRQQLDKERSVRMMLEEQVRSLEAHMYPEKLKVIAQQVQLQQQQEQVRLLHQEKLEREQQHLRTQLLPPPAPTHHPTVIVPAPPPPPSHHINVVTMGPSSVINSVSTSRQNLDTIVQAIQHIEGTQEKQELEEEQRRAVIVKPVRSCPEAPTSDTASDSEASDSDAMDQSREEPSGDGELP, encoded by the exons ATGGAGTATTTCATGGTGCCCACTCAGAAGGTGCCCTCTTTGCAACATTTcaggaaaacagagaaagaagtgATAGGAGGGCTCTGTAG CCTTGCCAACATTCCACTAACCCCCGAGACTCAGCGGGACCAGGAGCGGCGGATTCGGCGGGAGATTGCCAACAGCAACGAGCGGAGGCGCATGCAGAGCATCAACGCGGGATTCCAGTCCCTCAAGACCCTCATCCCCCACACAGACGGAGAGAAGCTCAGCAAG GCAGCCATTCTCCAGCAGACGGCCGAGTACATCTTCTCCCTGGAGCAGGAGAAGACCAGGCTCTTGCAGCAGAACACACAGCTCAAGCGCTTCATCCAG GAGCTGAGCGGCTCGTCCCCCAAGCGACGGCGGGCAGAGGACAAGGACGAAGGCATAGGCTCCCCGGACATCTGGGAGGACGAGAAGGCGGAGGACCTGCGGCGGGAGATGATTGAGCTGCGGCAGCAGCTGGACAAGGAGCGCTCAGTGCGCATGATGCTGGAGGAGCAG GTGCGCTCGCTGGAGGCCCACATGTACCCGGAAAAGCTCAAGGTGATCGCGCAGCAggtgcagctgcagcagcagcaggaacagGTGAGGCTGCTGCACCAGGAGAAGCTGGAGCGGGAACAGCAGCACCTGCGGACCCAG CTTCTGccccctccagcccccacccaccaccccacGGTGATCGTGCCAGCAccgcctcctcctccctcccaccacatCAACGTCGTCACCATGGGCCCCTCCTCGGTCATCAACTCTGTTTCCACATCCCGGCAAAATCTGGACACCATTGTGCAG GCAATCCAGCACATCGAGGGCACCCAGGAAaagcaggagctggaggaggagcagcGGCGAGCTGTCATCGTGAAGCCCGTCCGCAGCTGCCCGGAGGCCCCCACCTCTGACACTGCCTCCGACTCTGAGGCCTCAGACAGTGATGCCATGGACCAGAGCCGGGAGGAGCCGTCGGGGGACGGGGAGCTTCCCTGA
- the TFAP4 gene encoding transcription factor AP-4 isoform X1 — protein sequence MRPGSHREPRLDRWAGWVGPGRPRLFPAVADVLPPGSMQTPFRLRVGEGARAHSRGVRLGSPLTPDCPRQWNRSCSEPFSCSPRFRGMSPLGPVLEQGTPGGPLRKRPGLRLRVGPAASAGSPASGSHQARGGGSCRGGPGRGTCLLQATHRPNPREHGLGPTTAASAPWPAASPPGAHAPPSSEATPPVSSHALFLQAAFSPHWPLLLQGSVALPTAWWEPRFSGTGLANIPLTPETQRDQERRIRREIANSNERRRMQSINAGFQSLKTLIPHTDGEKLSKAAILQQTAEYIFSLEQEKTRLLQQNTQLKRFIQELSGSSPKRRRAEDKDEGIGSPDIWEDEKAEDLRREMIELRQQLDKERSVRMMLEEQVRSLEAHMYPEKLKVIAQQVQLQQQQEQVRLLHQEKLEREQQHLRTQLLPPPAPTHHPTVIVPAPPPPPSHHINVVTMGPSSVINSVSTSRQNLDTIVQAIQHIEGTQEKQELEEEQRRAVIVKPVRSCPEAPTSDTASDSEASDSDAMDQSREEPSGDGELP from the exons ATGCGTCCAGGGTCCCACAGGGAGCCAAGGCTGGACAGATGGGCAGGCTGGGTGGGGCCAGGAAGGCCACGGCTGTTTCCAGCTGTTGCAGATGTGCTCCCTCCTGGGTCCATGCAAACTCCTTTCCGCCTGCGGGTTGGCGAAGGGGCCAGAGCACACAGCAGGGGAGTTAGACTTGGCAGCCCCTTGACCCCAGACTGCCCTCGTCAATGGAACAGGAGCTGCTCAGAACCCTTTTCCTGTTCTCCCAGATTCAGGGGCATGAGCCCCCTTGGCCCAGTCCTGGAACAGGGCACCCCGGGAGGGCCCCTCAGGAAGAGGCCGGGGCTGCGGCTTCGGGTGGGGCCGGCAGCCTCTGCTGGGAGCCCAGCATCTGGAAGCCATCAGGCCAGGGGCGGGGGGAGTTGCAGGGGAGGTCCAGGGAGGGGGACATGCCTCCTCCAGGCCACACACAGGCCCAACCCTCGGGAGCATGGCCTTGGGCCCACAACCGCTGCCTCTGCACCCTGGCCGGCAGCCTCGCCCCCTGGGGCACACGCCCCGCCCTCGTCCGAAGCCACGCCCCCAGTCAGCAGCCACGCCCTCTTCCTCCAGGCTGCCTTCTCACCGCACTGGCCACTGCTTCTGCAAGGGTCAGTAGCGCTCCCCACAGCATGGTGGGAGCCTCGCTTCTCCGGCACAGG CCTTGCCAACATTCCACTAACCCCCGAGACTCAGCGGGACCAGGAGCGGCGGATTCGGCGGGAGATTGCCAACAGCAACGAGCGGAGGCGCATGCAGAGCATCAACGCGGGATTCCAGTCCCTCAAGACCCTCATCCCCCACACAGACGGAGAGAAGCTCAGCAAG GCAGCCATTCTCCAGCAGACGGCCGAGTACATCTTCTCCCTGGAGCAGGAGAAGACCAGGCTCTTGCAGCAGAACACACAGCTCAAGCGCTTCATCCAG GAGCTGAGCGGCTCGTCCCCCAAGCGACGGCGGGCAGAGGACAAGGACGAAGGCATAGGCTCCCCGGACATCTGGGAGGACGAGAAGGCGGAGGACCTGCGGCGGGAGATGATTGAGCTGCGGCAGCAGCTGGACAAGGAGCGCTCAGTGCGCATGATGCTGGAGGAGCAG GTGCGCTCGCTGGAGGCCCACATGTACCCGGAAAAGCTCAAGGTGATCGCGCAGCAggtgcagctgcagcagcagcaggaacagGTGAGGCTGCTGCACCAGGAGAAGCTGGAGCGGGAACAGCAGCACCTGCGGACCCAG CTTCTGccccctccagcccccacccaccaccccacGGTGATCGTGCCAGCAccgcctcctcctccctcccaccacatCAACGTCGTCACCATGGGCCCCTCCTCGGTCATCAACTCTGTTTCCACATCCCGGCAAAATCTGGACACCATTGTGCAG GCAATCCAGCACATCGAGGGCACCCAGGAAaagcaggagctggaggaggagcagcGGCGAGCTGTCATCGTGAAGCCCGTCCGCAGCTGCCCGGAGGCCCCCACCTCTGACACTGCCTCCGACTCTGAGGCCTCAGACAGTGATGCCATGGACCAGAGCCGGGAGGAGCCGTCGGGGGACGGGGAGCTTCCCTGA